A genome region from Scleropages formosus chromosome 6, fSclFor1.1, whole genome shotgun sequence includes the following:
- the LOC108923576 gene encoding zinc finger protein 239-like, with the protein MQGGSFSQIGCLKQHQFVRCGKQYKCSLHGKSVSQLGKLKLCNRQHSEQKLYKCSQCGKCFSQSSNLKRHQLLHSGERPYICSFCGKSFYQEHNLKLHHLVHSGEKPYKCTHCSKSFSQSSNLKRHQLIHFGEKPYKCAQCGKSFNRAHDLKLHHLVHSDEKPYKCSECGKSFYQSSNLKRHQFIHFGEKMYKCSECGKSFSQEHELKQHQRIHTGEKPFKCSDCGKSFSQGGNLKQHQLIHSGEKPYKCCQCGKGFSNGHNLKQHQFIHSGVKPYKCSECGKSFYQFSTLKRHQLIHSGEKPYKCSECGKSFSQEHDLKQHQRVHTGEKPYKCSECGKSFSQGGNLKLHQRIHSGEKPYKCCQCRKSFSNGHNLKRHQLIHFREKLY; encoded by the coding sequence ATGCAAGGTGGAAGTTTTTCTCAGATTGGTTGTTTGAAACAACACCAGTTTGTTCGCTGtggaaaacaatataaatgtagtCTACATGGAAAGAGTGTTTCTCAGTTAGGCAAGTTAAAACTGTGTAATCGCCAACATTCTGAGCAGAAGCTATATAAATGTAGTCAGTGTGGAAAGTGTTTTTCTCAGTCTAGTAACTTAAAACGGCACCAGCTTCTTCATTCTGGTGAGAGACCATATATATGTAGtttctgtggaaaaagtttttacCAAGAACATAACTTAAAACTGCACCAtcttgttcattctggtgaaaagCCATATAAATGTACTCACTGcagtaaaagtttttctcaGTCTAGTAACTTAAAAAGGCACCAGCTTATTCATTTTGGTgaaaaaccatataaatgtgctcaatgtggaaagagttttaaCCGAGCACATGACTTAAAATTGCACCACCTTGTTCATTCCgatgagaaaccatataaatgtagtgaatgtggaaaaagtttctATCAATCTAGTAACTTAAAACGGcatcagtttattcattttggtgagaaaatgtataaatgcagtgaatgtggaaagagtttttcccAGGAACATGagttaaaacagcaccagcgtATTCATACTGGTGAGAAACCATTTAAATGTAGTGATTGTGGGAAGAGTTTTTCTCAAGGAGGCAACTTAAAACAACACCAGcttattcattctggtgagaaaccatataaatgttgTCAGTGTGGAAAGGGTTTTTCCAATGGACATAATTTAAAACAGCACCAATTTATCCATTCTGGTgtgaaaccatataaatgtagtgaatgtggaaaaagtttttatCAGTTTAGTACCTTAAAACGACACCAACTtattcattctggtgaaaaaccatacaaatgcagtgaatgtggaaagagtttttcccAGGAACATgacttaaaacagcaccagcgtGTTCAcactggtgagaaaccatataaatgcagTGAATGTGGGAAGAGTTTTTCTCAAGGAGGCAACTTAAAACTGCACCAGCGTAtccattctggtgagaaaccatataaatgttgTCAGTGTAGAAAGAGTTTTTCCAATGGACACAACTTAAAACGACACCAGCTTATTCATTTTCGTGAGAAACTGTATTAG
- the LOC108923620 gene encoding caspase-7-like codes for MFCSTDKSCRTNRALLVSVTDFYPGVALSRRPGAKKDTKRLHNVLSKLGFKVLLVNDPTAREMCEMFKAASEQVIEDCFLGVISSHGEEGMVFGADGGIVKLPHIFSMFDSSAMNRKTKLFFIQACRGRDLDPGVEVDTDSVADEKDKDSFSHCLSIPINTAVGFATSPGYSAFMHPLGSVFLQTLCDLLEKDGGRDLEVTQLLTRLNHCVAYKFQARGRELAGKKEMPCFVSRLTCQLFPFASKQGPQKAKEDSFKCLTDEPRRIRKHSIS; via the exons ATGTTCTGCTCCACTGACAAGAGCTGCAGGACCAACCGGGCCCTCCTGGTCTCCGTCACAGACTTTTATCCCGGGGTGGCCCTTTCCAGGAGGCCCGGGGCCAAGAAGGACACAAAGAGGCTCCACAATGTGTTGTCAAAGCTTGGCTTCAAGGTGCTCTTGGTGAACGACCCCACAGCGAGGGAGATGTGTGAGATGTTTAAAGCAG CCAGTGAGCAGGTGATTGAGGACTGCTTTTTGGGAGTGATCTCCAGCCACGGGGAGGAGGGTATGGTGTTTGGGGCCGATGGTGGCATCGTCAAGCTACCCCACATATTCAGCATGTTTGACAGCTCTGCTATGAATCGGAAGACCAAGCTGTTTTTTATACAG GCATGTCGTGGAAGAGATTTAGACCCTGGAGTAGAAGTGGATACAGACTCAGTGGCCGACGAGAAGGACAAAGACAGCTTCTCTCACTGCCTCTCCATTCCCATCAACACAGCTGTCGGCTTTGCCACCTCCCCAG GTTACAGTGCCTTCATGCACCCACTGGGCTCCGTGTTCCTCCAGACACTATGTGACCTCCTGGAgaaggatggagggagggaTCTGGAGGTCACTCAGCTCCTGACACGCCTCAACCACTGTGTGGCATACAAGTTCCAGGCCAGGGGCCGAGAGCTGGCAGGCAAGAAGGAGATGCCCTGTTTTGTCAGTCGCCTCACCTGCCAGCTGTTCCCATTCGCTAGCAAGCAGGGGCCCCAGAAAGCCAAGGAGGACTCCTTTAAGTGCCTGACTGATGAGCCCAGGAGGATCCGCAAGCATTCTATTAGCTGA